agtataaaactaatttagAATCGATTTTGAATCGATTCCGGATTACTTCTAGATCACCTACGGAGTGGCACGGGCCACACTCACGTGAAAATATGGGGTGGTCAGCtaacaccccccccccccacaggTCAGTTTACCTGTGTTCACATTCCCATTCCCTCGCCTCACCTGAACTTGAAGCTGTGGATGACCATGTATGTGGACCCAACTAGACCGACGACATCTTGGCGACTGTTCTGCCCGTTAAACTTCAATCACAGACCTTTTCGAACATCAGTCCCTCGTCCGACCTGTCTCTCGTCATCAAAGTTTATGATTTCTGCTATAGACCCAAGACCAGCTCGTCGGCACAAACCATCACGCACAATTCAGTGGTCACTGACGGCACAACTCGTATTTTGCACCATCCCATCAACTGACGCCTGCATATTGTCCACTCATAAACACTcccacaccaccaccaccaccaccgctgaCCCCGACCTGCATGCCTTGATCGATGGGCTCCCTGTCTTCCATTCTTGGCTCGCCTCAAAGCCCTCACATAGCGAATTCGTCCGAAAAGAAGGTGCCGGCACGCAAGCGAGAAACGAGCCAAAAGAGACAGAAATAGTTGAGGAGACGTTGTGGCATACGCCCACGCCAGAATGACACACAAGGCTAGCCTGCCCTCAACTGCCTGCGTCTACACTACCGTCCACGTTATCCACAGCCGGACGTGGTGGTCAAACAACAATTCAATCTTGTGGATTTCATAATCCTGGTCCCCCTCGTCGCGGCACCATCGCTCTCCACACGTCACCGTACCGGGCAACCCCTGGCTCAATCGATCAAAATTGCTGTTCATCGGCGTCCCTGGAGCTAGTCCACTTCGGCAAGGGAGTCCGAGCCTCGCCTTATACCTCAAACCAAAGCTACCCTCTTCTCACGACAAAGCGCAGAGCGCACAGGCTTTGATTATAAGCAAGGTCTAGGACCTTCTTGCTGAAGCCGAAAGGCACCCTACCAGCCCGTCTTTGGATCGACAATGGCTTGGCCGTCCGACCGCCCGATAGCCTGCAGAGCTGTTGCCCAGTAATTGCTGATCTTGGAATCACGTTTCTGAATTGAGCGACCATACGCAACTTTTCCACGCAAATATGCAAGCGACTTGCAATAAGAAACCGCTTGTATCTTGATTAGCAGAGGCCCGCAGGCTGTGTCCTGTCTGGCGAACCTACTACCCTACTTATACAGTGACACCGCAAGTGCTCAAAGCATCCCAACACCATGGATGCGGTTACGCCTCGTAAACGCCAATGTCCAAAATCGCTACCCAAATAAAACAACCCATGAAGAACATGCAGGTCTACAAAGCACATCGCGATGATAATCGAGCCTACCTACGCTGCATTCCGGCTCGTCGTCCGCTCGTTCCGTTGCATTTGCTCCTCCACGGACTCAGGGTCCGGGCTCACGTGCATCCAAACCTCATTGCCCTTCTCCCAGCTGATCAGTCCCGAAGGCATGCCCGATCCATCGCCTTTCCCCATCAAGACCCGATTCTTGTGCCGAAACCATCTCTTGATCCGCAGAGTTGCTTCGTTGTCCACCTTGAGGCGAACTGCGATCCATTGGTCGTCCGGTCGGTGATCGTGCGTCACCACAGCAAGTGGTTCTGTTGGTGGCTCTGTTGTTTTCAAAATTTCCTCGTCTACCCAGGTGTTGTACTTTGTCTGCTCCGGAGGTAGCGTGATTTTCAAAAACTCGAGCGACGGTGATACTGTCAGGTAGATGGCTCGCAGAGGATTCACCAACGTCTTCATGAACAGATCTGTCCAAGTCGAGTACAGAACTGCAAAGTCTGTCTGGGAGAGATGGGTTGACCCCCGGATCGTCATCATCCAGGTGAGCGCGTTCTCGCCCCTGGCCTCGTTGCAGACGTCGACAAGTCTGTCAAAGTTTTCTTGCCAGTGCATAAAGGCTTCCGATCCGATCGACAACAACGGTTTCTTAACCCGGTGACTGGGGTTCTCTCCTGCGCGTGGCGTCGCCGGGCCCCAAGCGTCAAGAATGATGCCTTGACCAACCCAGCTAAGCGACTCGGTCCGCAAAGCTTCGACCGTCGTTGCTCCGCCAAACGAGTGACCCATTATCGTCACATTGTCGAGAAACATCCTATCTTGCCAGTCATCCCATACGATGCCTATAAGCCCTTTGGAGCTCGACGCCACATTGCCCTTCTTTCTCAGGTTCATGGCTGCAACTTCGTGCCCGCGACCACTGTCGATATATCCAAGGATGCGGAACGCCTCCTCGATTTCCGTCATTCTCATTTCAATCTGCGCAGCGCGTAGCTGCATATCAACGCCCTGTTCGTTGTTCGGTGCCGTGTCCTGCTCGTTATTCTTGGGGAAAAGATAGTCCACGCAGTAGTGCTGCCCAGAGTCTTTTCCGTTCTTCTTGTTCTTGATCTTTTTGGCATTGACCGTCTCCAAGGAAGATTCGCTATCGGACACCTCCCGATGTTCCGGGAGGTTCACATAGGTCCTCGCACCGCTCCCATCCCTGTGCTCGATTGCCACAACAATGAAGCCGTAACTCGCCAACTCTCCACATATGGAGCTGTAGCTCATCCTCGAGCCGCCCAGGCCGTGGCTGAAGATGATGACTGGGAACTTTGGCTTCTTGCGCGAGCTCGACTCCTCGTTCCTCGCCGTCTGACCCGTCGGACCTTCGTCGCCCAGCATCTCTTCCGGCCAATGCTCTGCGAGCTTCGCGTTCCTCAGCGCGGGGAGTTTGGTGAACATGGAGGTGGCGGCGATGTAGGCCGTTACGGGCAGATGCGGGATGCTGAACTCCTTGGCGTAGCCCTTGCAGGTGAGGACCCGCGGACGCGGGAGCCATCCGACCCGTGAGAGCTTCGGCTTCTTGATACCGCCGGCCTTTTCCCCATTCTTCTTGCCGTGATGATAATGCTGCTGCTGGTCATGGTGATGATCGGGGGCGGCGTGGTCGTCCGTCTGGGTCTTTACGCTGCACGGGTAGTAGACGGCGAAGAGGACGGTATCGAGCCTCAACAGCGGGACGTTGTGGCGCCTGAGCTCCGAAAAGGTGCGCGGTTGACGGACCGGTGCTTCGATTTCGAGGAATCCCACGCCGTAGGGTCCCGTGTAATAGGGGAGGGAGTGCAGGAAACGTTCTCTGAGTGTTTTGGGCGGGTTCGTGTCGGATCGCCGTTTCCTGTCCTCGGTTGAGGCCTTCTTCTTGGTTTCTGAACCCATTgtcggagagagagagagaaagtccTCAACCTGCCAGGATCGGGAAGGATGCTCAGCAGGTCTCAAAGAGGTGAGAGTTGAGTGAGGTGCAGGGGATATCCTATGCCCGTTGACGGGGAAGTCGAACGAGAGGACGTGGGTTGCTGTGGAATTTAGATGTCATGGCGGTACGGGTAAGCGTGGAGACACAGCTAGGAGGGAGGTCCCGGGTTTGAGGTAAGTAAGTAGGTGGGAGGGATCGGAATTGGGGGCCAAGATGGGCTTTGCATTCCCAATGGCGCGTGTCTACAAAGTATGCAGGAACCCTAAAGGGAAAAATAATGAGACGGTAAAGGGGCCCAGGACAAATCGCGCGCCGCACGCTTGACTTTTTCTGTTCGCTTGGTGGTCAAAGGGGGCTGTGAGATTAAAACGTGAAACCGAAGAGTCCGGAAAGGACGCCTGACGTCATTGGGAGAAAACTGCCATTGACAATCAAAACCCCGGATTCTTTGAAAAGAATACGCGCGCACATCACTTGTGTGAACTTGGAGGAGCGGGCCAGGGGGCTGTCGTTATCGACAAGGGTTAAACTCCCAGAATCCAGTCTAGAATCACAGACACAGTCAAGTCCCAGTTGGCAATTGCATGGCATCCGTTTCCCATCTCCATTGGGGTCTCCAATTGGAGATAATCGTATTCGCAACGTGGGTGCTTTGATTCCCGTTCGTAGGGCGACGTAGGTTTCACCCAGCGAGACATGTGTTTTTGATCCGTGTGCTGGGCATGCGCTTCTCAACTAACACACAGGAATGCCCAGAAAAAAGGGATTCAGCgtgaataaaaaaaaaagtcaatTTCGATTGGCTGTACTCTGTAGGGTTGAGACAATTGCTGGATGCCTCGGCGCTCGGGTATTGCATCCATCTGTCTCTCTCTACCACTCCACGTCCTCCCACATGCTTCTTTCTCGCTCGACGGCCTTAGGGCTACGGTGAGGCGCACCGCCCATCCGGCCATCGTCCGGACATCTCGAGCTCAATCCTTCGTCGCGACGCGAGCCCGGAGGGCATCGTCtggcctcttttttttttgttttcctcctcttctttcTTTCCTGGCCTCTCAAGTTCCTCTCCTCTCGGCACGCGACCTCGGCGAAATCTGTCATTGAAGCCGTGGATGAGTGATTCCAAATGGAAGTTTTAGGTAAAAGCTCGCGTGCCTGACGATCGTGGCTAGCCCTGATTCGCCTCTGATGGCGGCGCTAGAGTGCGCGATATCGGGTAGTTTCTTTCGGCGATGCAACCGGAGAAGGTGGGCCCAAAATGCGACGGCCTGCGGACTTATCGCCGTTACCGCCGGATGGCCGGAAGTgatccgccgccgccgtcatgAGAGTGGACCCGATGACGCCAAGACTTATTCCTCTGCAAATGCTTAGATCCGGTCCGGCTACGACTTAATTTTGGTTGTTGGGAAACCGATTGTCTAGGAGATTGTCATATTGCCACAGCTCTGGCTGATAATCCATCGGTAGTCTCCAGTCGGCCATATCCATAAATCCAGGGAAGAGCTGACCGTCATTGGGCGACGCTAATCCTGTTGACAAGTCCATGAATGGTGACGtttgttgttgctgctgctggtccGCCATGGAAAGACTTGTCATGGAACCGAGGACATCGGGGGTGCTTCCGTTTATACTACCGCTACGGGCCGTTCCTGGTCCGGACATCTGGGGAGAGAAGACTCCCTGCATCGCACCCGCGGAGCCGGGCATCATCGGCATACTCGGGGCCGGGAGTGGGACTTGCTGAACGGGAAGCATGTGTGGAGGCAAGGTCGGGGTGTTTGCCAGGACCGTAGCCGCAACATCGGCGATGACCTTGATGATTTGATACGAGATGACACTCTGGTGATACGGGTCGTACTTTTCAAAGAAGGAAATGACAGTGCGAATTAGGTCGAGATCACGGCGAGCTCGGGGGTTGTTTTTGTTCTGGAGAATATTGACGAACAAAATGTCAACGCTCCAAGCGATTTGATAGAGCAGGTAGCTAGAAAGCGAGTGTGAGCTGCGTCATTCCTTACATGGTTGAGATGAGGACACTTACGGCGTGTATGGGTGCTCGATCTGATGGTAGTTCAGCAGAGATATGGCAGCACGCGATGCGCTCACGCAAAGCGCCAGACTGGGGCCTATATCACCGGCTTCTACTCCCTCTTGATCCTCCAGCGTGGGTAGCCGGAAGGCCGCAGAATGGATCGCGACAACGAGTTGGAAGTAGGTGAAGTGCAACGTCGTCAGACACACCAGCCTAGAGTAGTCGCCGTCAAGCAGGGCATCGACGTTGTCGGCGCGGATCATCGGAGGGATACTCTGACGCCATTCTGTCAGCTCGTTATCGAGACGGCGGATCTCGGCCTCAAGCTCGGCCGCAGGAAGGCCGCTGCGAGAATACAACGTCGTGGAAATGCGCCCCTGGATCTGGGCAAGGCGGACCTGCTCGAGGAAGAAGTTGAGCGTCACGTCGTTGGGGTAGTAGTACATGCTGTACCCATCGGAGGGGTGCTCTTCGGGGAGGTCCAGGAGGAAGTCATCGCTAATGAGGGCAGGCTTTCCGATCCGCAGCATAAGATCGTGGTCGATCACGTATGCGTGCCAGAAGAGACGACGGCGGTGGAGGTGTTCTGTAGGGATCAGCTGTTGAGGGCGCGCAAAATTCACGTCCGGCTCTGGCCGATGATAACCTGCCATCAAGAGAAGTTGGACCGTGAGACCCATGATGGTGAGCGCAATATGGTTCTCGGATGTGAAGCTGAAGTAAAGAACCTGCGTAAGGGGTCAGTTCTTGTAACCTTGGGGGGTACGAGCAGTGTAGGAGAACCAACTGTTGACAGTAATGCCCCAATCGCCAGAGGCGATGGTGTGCGCAAGATGATATTGGGTACCATTCCCAGCGCATTGTGGATGTATTTTTGATACTCTTCCCTATTCCGCATGCCATTCCTCTTGCGTAAGGTATGGGCAATAATAACGTTGACCGCCATGCGCCAACCTGGATCCGCCAGCGGCTGGCCCTGGAAGTAAGACTTGAGAGCTGCTCGTACCTCGTGCTCCTGGAACAGTCGTATGCCAGTGTTCATGGTCACGAAAAAATCTAGGTTGGATTGAATCAGTGACTGCACCGTTGTGATAGTGAGACCCACTTGAACCTGGGTAGACGGTCGAAATCGCTCGAACCACCTGGCTAAACTTACCGTTGACACATTCCATAATGACATGGTTTGGAGGTAGAGGATGGTTCGTGTCGGCAGGTTCAAGATACGGCTGAACATTGCCATACACGACCTTTGGTTGCATAGCTTTCAAGGCATTGCTGAACCTCGAATCGCCAATGAGAAGCTCGATTTGACCCAGACCTTGCGGCGAGAGTAGGGAGCAAGCACCTGGCATATGAACACTGTCAACAACCACGATCTGGGAGGACCAATGGCATGAGCAAGAAGAATCCATCATTACGTACCTGCtgcgattatcgtactttcgTCGGGAGCCCCAATGTAATACGGTCTTGCTCCGGTCGAGGCCGACGAAGTTGCTGATGGCGGCGATGGATAGTTGTCAGGGTTTCCGGAAGATGGGCTTGCACTACTAGCCTTACGCCTGGACAGGGGCGATGGGTTGTTTGACGACGTCGTCGCCAGGGGTGAGGCATTTGAGGCACTTGCCTTTGCCGCCTCACTGGCGGTCGGAACATATTGCTGTGGAGGTGTTGGTCCCTGGTCTGGCTTCTGGAGCTCCTCCACCAGCCTCTCCATCTGAGCCAGTCTCGAAACTACATCTTCATAGAGTCTGTTGAAGGCAACACCATAGTGATAGTGTCAGCCATCCACGAGCCAGCAGAATAGATCGGAGATAAGGGTCACATCGGCCCTCGACAGCAACTAGTGAGTTGAGGGCCAGGATGAGGCAGCGAGTGATTCGCTGGGAAGGAGATGAGGAG
The DNA window shown above is from Colletotrichum lupini chromosome 7, complete sequence and carries:
- a CDS encoding platelet-activating factor acetylhydrolase, with the protein product MRRGHRRTITHYNITTETPLEIRALRRTTIISAPAAWYQTLIALIHYPLSILVFCIIATPAPRLTRRHRGERKASERIQQTKEKRIKTRGAGTTRVPRAGYLPSQAHRADKEKETPGKLEGKTLWEGASAARRTSMTHLHMPSTHHVRGHNPFQPPNLPNHSLFPPPLRGELKPKHAPEHHHSRSETLAGEKKKPLCWHFLPSSYESIGPNNPVHRSCPSPFDAKHQSYGAEPRRPSVTARRTSGQPRVRRTSETASVGLHSMPAPQGKGPISCPGGLVRPRSLEGCWMPLIFTPIGANNSTPAFMRERERDRATKLDVTTRRQFVQTALGMAWNVPGPKDDGRRDVAKDPNHSLPHPGPQLTSCCRGPILYEDVVSRLAQMERLVEELQKPDQGPTPPQQYVPTASEAAKASASNASPLATTSSNNPSPLSRRKASSASPSSGNPDNYPSPPSATSSASTGARPYYIGAPDESTIIAAGACSLLSPQGLGQIELLIGDSRFSNALKAMQPKVVYGNVQPYLEPADTNHPLPPNHVIMECVNVGLTITTVQSLIQSNLDFFVTMNTGIRLFQEHEVRAALKSYFQGQPLADPGWRMAVNVIIAHTLRKRNGMRNREEYQKYIHNALGMVPNIILRTPSPLAIGALLSTVLYFSFTSENHIALTIMGLTVQLLLMAGYHRPEPDVNFARPQQLIPTEHLHRRRLFWHAYVIDHDLMLRIGKPALISDDFLLDLPEEHPSDGYSMYYYPNDVTLNFFLEQVRLAQIQGRISTTLYSRSGLPAAELEAEIRRLDNELTEWRQSIPPMIRADNVDALLDGDYSRLVCLTTLHFTYFQLVVAIHSAAFRLPTLEDQEGVEAGDIGPSLALCVSASRAAISLLNYHQIEHPYTPYLLYQIAWSVDILFVNILQNKNNPRARRDLDLIRTVISFFEKYDPYHQSVISYQIIKVIADVAATVLANTPTLPPHMLPVQQVPLPAPSMPMMPGSAGAMQGVFSPQMSGPGTARSGSINGSTPDVLGSMTSLSMADQQQQQQTSPFMDLSTGLASPNDGQLFPGFMDMADWRLPMDYQPELWQYDNLLDNRGISLGVIGSTLMTAAADHFRPSGGNGDKSAGRRILGPPSPRRIRASHDRQARELLPKTSIWNHSSTASMTDFAEVACREERNLRGQERKKRRKTKKKEARRCPPGSRRDEGLSSRCPDDGRMGGAPHRSPKAVERERSMWEDLRSACPAHGSKTHVSLGETYVALRTGIKAPTLDSGSLTLVDNDSPLARSSKFTQFSPNDVRRPFRTLRFHVLISQPPLTTKRTEKVKPTHVLSFDFPVNGHRISPAPHSTLTSLRPAEHPSRSWQVEDFLSLSPTMGSETKKKASTEDRKRRSDTNPPKTLRERFLHSLPYYTGPYGVGFLEIEAPVRQPRTFSELRRHNVPLLRLDTVLFAVYYPCSVKTQTDDHAAPDHHHDQQQHYHHGKKNGEKAGGIKKPKLSRVGWLPRPRVLTCKGYAKEFSIPHLPVTAYIAATSMFTKLPALRNAKLAEHWPEEMLGDEGPTGQTARNEESSSRKKPKFPVIIFSHGLGGSRMSYSSICGELASYGFIVVAIEHRDGSGARTYVNLPEHREVSDSESSLETVNAKKIKNKKNGKDSGQHYCVDYLFPKNNEQDTAPNNEQGVDMQLRAAQIEMRMTEIEEAFRILGYIDSGRGHEVAAMNLRKKGNVASSSKGLIGIVWDDWQDRMFLDNVTIMGHSFGGATTVEALRTESLSWVGQGIILDAWGPATPRAGENPSHRVKKPLLSIGSEAFMHWQENFDRLVDVCNEARGENALTWMMTIRGSTHLSQTDFAVLYSTWTDLFMKTLVNPLRAIYLTVSPSLEFLKITLPPEQTKYNTWVDEEILKTTEPPTEPLAVVTHDHRPDDQWIAVRLKVDNEATLRIKRWFRHKNRVLMGKGDGSGMPSGLISWEKGNEVWMHVSPDPESVEEQMQRNERTTSRNAAYKRFLIASRLHICVEKLRMVAQFRNVIPRSAITGQQLCRLSGGRTAKPLSIQRRAGRVPFGFSKKVLDLAYNQSLGLAPGTPMNSNFDRLSQGLPGTVTCGERWCRDEGDQDYEIHKIELLFDHHVRLWITWTVV